From the Mycobacterium sp. 155 genome, the window CCCGCCACCATCCGAACAACTCGGCACTCACTCATCGCTTGTCCGCCCTGATGACCACCAACAGCTCATGCCGGCGCCCCGGACTGAGCCGGCCCGACGCTTCCAGGCCGGCAGCGTGTGCCGACAACACCGGTCCGAATGGAATCATCTGTACAGCAATTATTTTCGTGTTCAGACCTGAATCGTGAAGTAATGCCACCGACTCATCGATACCCGAGAACTCCGACTGGACAAGCAGCAGCATTCCACCGTCGGTCAGCATGCGAGGCGCCTCCGCGCACAGCGGATCGAGAACGAGGCGACCGTCCGCACCACCGTTCCAGGCGGACATCGGACCGGACCACGGCGGGATCGAACTGACGTCGACGTCGACGCCAGAGGGGACGTAGGGCGGATTGCACACCACGATGTCGAACGGTTCGCATTCCAACGCCTGCGTCCAGGAGCCGAGCTTGACGTGGACATCCACGCCGGCAGCCAAGGCATTCCTGCGGGTGCATCGGACGGCGTTGGGGCAGATGTCAAATGCCGTAACGGAAGTCGCTCCCAGTTGAGCGGCCGCGACGGCGACGACTCCACTTCCGGTACCGAGATCCGCCACGCGCCGGCGCTGCAGCGGACCGCTGCGGGCCAGCACGTCGAGCAGCAGCTGGGAATCCTG encodes:
- a CDS encoding HemK2/MTQ2 family protein methyltransferase; the encoded protein is MTAFAIDGVYPPQQDSQLLLDVLARSGPLQRRRVADLGTGSGVVAVAAAQLGATSVTAFDICPNAVRCTRRNALAAGVDVHVKLGSWTQALECEPFDIVVCNPPYVPSGVDVDVSSIPPWSGPMSAWNGGADGRLVLDPLCAEAPRMLTDGGMLLLVQSEFSGIDESVALLHDSGLNTKIIAVQMIPFGPVLSAHAAGLEASGRLSPGRRHELLVVIRADKR